In the genome of Pogona vitticeps strain Pit_001003342236 chromosome 13, PviZW2.1, whole genome shotgun sequence, one region contains:
- the SBK1 gene encoding serine/threonine-protein kinase SBK1 isoform X2 has translation MSAGSIEQEPLRKLACCGVPLITEDMQSLAIRTLSGTDINKHYDLIRELGKGTYGKVDLVSHKSTGTKMALKFVNKNKTKLKNFLREFSITNTLSSSPFIIKVFDVVFETEDCYVFAQEYAPGGDLFDIIPAQVGLPEDMVKRCVQQLGLALDYMHSKNLVHRDIKPENVLLFDRDCRRVKLADFGMTRKVGCRVKRISGTIPYTAPEVCQAGRAEGFTVDTSIDVWAFGVLIFCVLTGNFPWEAASASDTFFEEFVRWQKGRLAGLPSQWRRFTDHALRMFQRLLALDPEKRCPVKEVFFFIKYDLMSEVRRRPSYRSRKHAGDKLSAGPHRHETPSACTPTPLKRTILTEGSVSRLSGTESGLPSPAGGSRTDGRQDKGKGQMVLATAIEICV, from the exons ATGAGTGCTGGTTCTATTGAGCAAGAGCCTTTGCGCAAGCTGGCTTGCTGCGGAGTGCCCCTCATCACGGAGGACATGCAGTCGCTGGCCATCCGCACCCTCTCGGGCACGGACATCAACAAACATTACGACCTCATCCGGGAGCTGGGGAAGGGGACCTACGGCAAGGTGGACCTTGTCTCCCACAAGAGCACAG GTACCAAGATGGCGCTGAAATTTGTCAACAAGAACAAGACCAAGCTGAAGAACTTTCTGAGGGAGTTTAGCATCACCAACACACTGTCCTCCAGCCCGTTCATCATCAAGGTCTTCGACGTGGTCTTTGAGACCGAAGATTGCTATGTCTTTGCCCAAGAATATGCCCCGGGAGGGGATCTCTTTGACATCATCCCTGCACAG GTGGGTCTCCCCGAGGACATGGTGAAGCGCTGTGTGCAGCAGTTAGGTCTCGCCTTGGATTACATGCACAGCAAAAACCTGGTGCATCGAGACATCAAGCCAGAAAATGTCCTCCTTTTCGACCGTGACTGCCGGCGGGTCAAGCTGGCGGACTTCGGCATGACACGGAAGGTGGGGTGCCGGGTGAAGCGCATCAGCGGGACCATCCCGTACACGGCGCCGGAGGTTTGCCAGGCTGGTCGGGCGGAAGGCTTTACCGTGGACACCAGTATCGATGTGTGGGCTTTTGGGGTGCTCATCTTCTGCGTGCTGACGGGGAACTTCCCTTGGGAGGCCGCCTCAGCCTCAGACACCTTCTTTGAGGAGTTTGTGAGGTGGCAGAAGGGGCGCCTGGCGGGCTTGCCCTCGCAGTGGCGACGCTTCACAGACCATGCGCTGCGCATGTTCCAGCGCCTGCTGGCCCTCGACCCGGAGAAACGCTGCCCCGTGAAGGAGGTTTTCTTCTTCATCAAATACGACCTGATGTCAGAAGTCCGTCGCCGCCCCTCTTACCGCTCCCGCAAGCACGCCGGGGACAAGCTCTCGGCTGGCCCTCACCGCCACGAGACGCCCAGCGCCTGTACCCCGACCCCGCTCAAAAGAACCATTCTGACGGAAGGCAGTGTCTCCCGACTCTCTGGCACAGAGTCCGGCCTCCCTTCTCCAGCGGGAGGGAGCAGAACTGACGGGCGTCAGGACAAAGGAAAGGGGCAAATGGTGTTGGCCACAGCCATTGAGATCTGCGTCTGA
- the SBK1 gene encoding serine/threonine-protein kinase SBK1 isoform X1, with protein MDSFCFACFQKEELQPLQLNSVTMSAGSIEQEPLRKLACCGVPLITEDMQSLAIRTLSGTDINKHYDLIRELGKGTYGKVDLVSHKSTGTKMALKFVNKNKTKLKNFLREFSITNTLSSSPFIIKVFDVVFETEDCYVFAQEYAPGGDLFDIIPAQVGLPEDMVKRCVQQLGLALDYMHSKNLVHRDIKPENVLLFDRDCRRVKLADFGMTRKVGCRVKRISGTIPYTAPEVCQAGRAEGFTVDTSIDVWAFGVLIFCVLTGNFPWEAASASDTFFEEFVRWQKGRLAGLPSQWRRFTDHALRMFQRLLALDPEKRCPVKEVFFFIKYDLMSEVRRRPSYRSRKHAGDKLSAGPHRHETPSACTPTPLKRTILTEGSVSRLSGTESGLPSPAGGSRTDGRQDKGKGQMVLATAIEICV; from the exons TGTCACCATGAGTGCTGGTTCTATTGAGCAAGAGCCTTTGCGCAAGCTGGCTTGCTGCGGAGTGCCCCTCATCACGGAGGACATGCAGTCGCTGGCCATCCGCACCCTCTCGGGCACGGACATCAACAAACATTACGACCTCATCCGGGAGCTGGGGAAGGGGACCTACGGCAAGGTGGACCTTGTCTCCCACAAGAGCACAG GTACCAAGATGGCGCTGAAATTTGTCAACAAGAACAAGACCAAGCTGAAGAACTTTCTGAGGGAGTTTAGCATCACCAACACACTGTCCTCCAGCCCGTTCATCATCAAGGTCTTCGACGTGGTCTTTGAGACCGAAGATTGCTATGTCTTTGCCCAAGAATATGCCCCGGGAGGGGATCTCTTTGACATCATCCCTGCACAG GTGGGTCTCCCCGAGGACATGGTGAAGCGCTGTGTGCAGCAGTTAGGTCTCGCCTTGGATTACATGCACAGCAAAAACCTGGTGCATCGAGACATCAAGCCAGAAAATGTCCTCCTTTTCGACCGTGACTGCCGGCGGGTCAAGCTGGCGGACTTCGGCATGACACGGAAGGTGGGGTGCCGGGTGAAGCGCATCAGCGGGACCATCCCGTACACGGCGCCGGAGGTTTGCCAGGCTGGTCGGGCGGAAGGCTTTACCGTGGACACCAGTATCGATGTGTGGGCTTTTGGGGTGCTCATCTTCTGCGTGCTGACGGGGAACTTCCCTTGGGAGGCCGCCTCAGCCTCAGACACCTTCTTTGAGGAGTTTGTGAGGTGGCAGAAGGGGCGCCTGGCGGGCTTGCCCTCGCAGTGGCGACGCTTCACAGACCATGCGCTGCGCATGTTCCAGCGCCTGCTGGCCCTCGACCCGGAGAAACGCTGCCCCGTGAAGGAGGTTTTCTTCTTCATCAAATACGACCTGATGTCAGAAGTCCGTCGCCGCCCCTCTTACCGCTCCCGCAAGCACGCCGGGGACAAGCTCTCGGCTGGCCCTCACCGCCACGAGACGCCCAGCGCCTGTACCCCGACCCCGCTCAAAAGAACCATTCTGACGGAAGGCAGTGTCTCCCGACTCTCTGGCACAGAGTCCGGCCTCCCTTCTCCAGCGGGAGGGAGCAGAACTGACGGGCGTCAGGACAAAGGAAAGGGGCAAATGGTGTTGGCCACAGCCATTGAGATCTGCGTCTGA